A stretch of Besnoitia besnoiti strain Bb-Ger1 chromosome III, whole genome shotgun sequence DNA encodes these proteins:
- a CDS encoding SAG-related sequence (encoded by transcript BESB_047460), with product MTPRCAAADKPLALCFMEKNGKAEFKCPPRMTTLLQASETPKTEFCEDSTCETAASLSDLNLQLDERDDTYAFTAKGPPDKPCTVCFGCTANAANKTTAIRAPPHCVLLPATSRDTCSPHSVYRSYSGVCDGKANQQVLLKVNQNLTPVTFACGGDRVSSSVLPDHVIQPTGNAESTTEVILQSAKSQAALIANGSSISPKANKVPAYPLSVPELPQSASLQLQYKIMREKQVDGKIGKQGREAQGTQCKLLNGREAYASERPSAFARFYGALQFHFDLAAAESPVSECKSAASPLVLDLNEPNKQVKFKCKDLPTLLPPPATRTAETTTHFCLDSACKTTAALSEFNLRFSGDSQVYTLQATALPATPQTVYFNCAPADGAKSSNQGTGDAKRCVVQISVWSQTPSSVLPTNVCAEEKGVSLKVDKDLTPVTFGCGDKRTLTPVLLDQVFQPTETAASSPQPASLTSLVPTAALTANVSDKDAAKWHAYTLTVKELPEVAPVQLLYECIATPTPTDRVREEQVGEQNKQPDCDVLIEVDQRPSTSGGSDSETGGGQRASLVAASAIVLASFPILSFIL from the exons ATGACCCCGCGTTGTGCTGCGGCAGACAAGCCACTGGCACTCTGCTTCATGGAGAAAAACGGGAAAGCGGAATTCAAATGCCCGCCGAGAATGACTACACTTCTCCAGGCAAGTGAAACGCCGAAGACCGAATTCTGCGAAGATTCGACCTGCGAGACTGCAGCCTCGCTGAGCGACCTCAATCTGCAGCTCGATGAGCGTGACGATACATACGCTTTCACGGCTAAAGGCCCGCCTGACAAGCCATGCACCGTCTGCTTCGGATGCACTGCAAACGCCGCCAATAAAACGACCGCCatacgcgcgccgccgcattGCGTGCTGTTGCCAGCAACGTCACGCG ACACATGCTCGCCCCACTCCGTCTACCGATCTTATTCAGGCGTCTGCGACGGGAAAGCAAATCAACAGGTCCTCCTCAAGGTCAACCAAAACCTCACCCCCGTCACGTTCGCttgcggcggagaccgagtttcttcttctgttcTCCCCGACCACGTCATCCAGCCGACTGGCAATGCTGAGTCAACCACAGAGGTCATCCTACAGTCTGCAAAATCTCAGGCAGCCCTAATTGCAAATGGGTCGTCAATTAGCCCAAAGGCTAACAAGGTCCCGGCTTACCCCCTGAGCGTGCCAGAGTTGCCGCAGTCAGCcagtctgcagctgcagtaCAAAATTATGAGAGAGAAACAGGTTGATGGAAAAATAGGCAAGCAGGGCCGTGAAGCCCAGGGGACACAGTGCAAG TTGCTGAACGGTCGGGAG GCTTATGCGTCTGAGCGACCTTCGGCGTTTGCACGATTTTACGGTGCTCTACAAT TTCATTTTGATTTAGCCGCGGCGGAGTCACCCGTCAGTGAGTGTAAATCTGCTGCATCACCCCTTGTACTTGATCTTAATGAACCGAACAAACAGGTCAAATTCAAATGCAAGGACTTGCCCAccctgcttcctcctccagcgaCTCGGACGGCAGAGACCACCACTCATTTCTGTCTTGATTCGGCATGCAAGACTACAGCGGCTCTGAGCGAATTCAATCTGAGGTTCTCGGGTGACTCGCAAGTATACACTCTCCAAGCCACGGCTCTACCGGCTACTCCGCAGACTGTGTACTTCAATTGCGCTCCCGCCGATGGCGCGAAGAGCTCCAACCAAGGCACTGGCGACGCTAAGCGCTGCGTAGTTCAGATTTCTGTGTGGAGCCAAACTCCGTCGTCTGTCCTCCCCACAA ATGtctgcgccgaggagaaaggCGTCTCCCTGAAGGTTGACAAGGACCTCACACCCGTTACGTTCGGATGTGGCGACAAGAGGACGTTGACCCCCGTGCTCCTCGACCAGGTCTTTCAGCcgacagagacggcggcgtcCAGCCCGCAGCCAGCTAGCTTGACTTCTCTTGTCCCTACAGCAGCTTTGACGGCAAACGTTAGTGACAAGGACGCAGCAAAATGGCATGCTTACACACTTACGGTTAAGGAGCTGCCCGAGGTGGCCCCCGTGCAGCTTCTTTATGAATGCATTGCAACGCCAACGCCGACAGACCGGGTCCGCGAAGAGCAAGTCGGTGAACAAAACAAGCAGCCAGACTGCGATGTGCTAATAGAGGTCGACCAGCGTCCTAGCACTTCCGGGGGCTCTGACTCCGAGACAGGAGGAGGGCAGCGAGCAAGCCTCGTGGCCGCGTCTGCCATCGTTCTTGCCTCGTTTCCCATTCTTTCTTTCATTCTATGA